GAGGGTCGGCTGGGTAACCGCTAGGCCATCCCCCGGAACCTTATCCCGGGGTCGCTCTCCCCGAAAAAGATCCTCATCCCCATAGTTGTGATTTTAGCCGAAGCAACGGTCTCCGGCATCCCCGAGTCCAGGTACTATGAAGCCATGTTCGTTGAGCACTGGATCAACGGCGGCGGTCACAATGTAGGCGGTACTGGCTGCCTCCAAGACTCTTTCTATACCCTGCATGGTTGTTATGAGTGAGATTATTACCATTCGGCGTGGCTTCTGCTTGGCTACCCGCTCTGCTACCCGGGCTAGAGTGCTACCAGTTGCCAGCATCGGGTCGACGAGAATGACATCCCGGCCCTCTATTGTTGGTAGTTTCCAGTAAGGCGTGTTTACATCAAAGACCATTCTGCCATCTACTCTCCGGCCTGTATCTTCCAGCCGCGAGGCAGCTACGAAGCCTAGGGAGGCTCGAGGGTAGACCTTCACAACACCCATAGCCATGGGTAGAGCGGCTCGCAGGACAGCTATCACCGATAACTCCTCGTCTGCTACCCGTAGCCCCTGGGCTCGGACTCCTAGCGGCGTCTCTACCTCGTCACGGCGTGTCGAGAGTAGCCGGCCAGCCTCGTAGCCTAGCAGAAGGCCAGCAAGCTCGAGTAGCTCGCGGAAACGGTGCCTCGGGGTGGAACGGTCACGCAACTCTAAGAGGATACCCTGAAGAGCAGGGTTGTCTATTACGTGTATGTTGCCCCTTTCTGCCGGCACCCTGCAGCCCAGTAGACGTGACAGCCCTCCCGGCTCCAGGGATTATTAAAGCCTCTATAGATCCATCCTCGCCTCTCCAGGTGTGCTAGGCTGTGCCTGTCCGTGTCAAACCATGGCTCGAGAACCAGGAGGGATACAAGCCAAGGAGTTATGGAGTAATCCGGGCCCGGCTAGACCTCAACGAGTCACCCTACCCACCCCCCGCCCGGGTAGTAGAAGCGGTGACTAGGGAGGCGGCGCGGGGGAACCGGTACCCGGAGGCAGCGCAGTACCAGCACCTGACGGAGCTGCTCTCCTCCTATACTGGTGCAGCCCCCGAGCAGATAATAGTCGGCCTAGGCGGCGACATGGTTTTAGAGAAAGCCTTTACCCTGGTATTAGGCCACAGAGAGAAGGCCGTGTATCCTTGGCCCTCCTTCAGCATGTACGAAGTCTACACGAGGCAGCAAGGCGGCGAGGCGGCCAAGATAGAGCTTGAGCCTAGCGATGATAGATGGCAGTTAGACTGGAGCCGGTTCACCAAGGAGGCGCTCTCGGCGCGGCTGGTGGCGCTCGATAACCCTAATAATCCTACGGGGAGCCTCATAGCGCCAAGTGAAGACGAGCTAGCCGAGCTTCTAGAGAAGCTGAGCAGAGAGGGAGTACTCCTGATACTCGACGAGGCCTACTACGAGTTCAGCGGCGTCACATACGCTGGCCTGACAGAGAGCTATGACAACCTCCTAGTAGTGCGGACGCTCAGCAAGGCGTTCAGCCTAGCAGGGCTCCGGGTAGGCTATGGTATAGCACACCCCAGCCTAGCAGAAAAGCTTCGCAGCCTACTCCCACCATTCCTCCCCAGGACGAGCCTAGCCGCCGCTATAGCGGCCCTCGAGGAGCCCAGCTACGCAGCGAAAGTGGTAGAAGTCATCCGGAGGGAACGAGAGTGGCTAGCCAAGAGTCTCCGCAAGCTCCCCGGGATACGGGTATACAGGTCGGCAACCAACTTCCTCCTAGTAGAGACTCCAGTACCCAAGGTGGTAGATAGACTAGCGGAACACGGCATAGCGGTACGCCGTGTTCCGCTGGGCGACAACTGGTTACGCGTGACAGTCAGCACACCTGCCGAGAACAGGCTATTCTTAGAGACGCTCGCCAAGATAGTAAAAACAGCTGAGAATATCAATGACAGTTCAGAAGAATTGTAGGCCGGCGAGTATTATCTCTTATGCATGTTTGCGTCTTTGTGCAGTGATTGGCCAAGTACATATACCTGCTGCAGTGTATTACGGTTAATCGGTGTAGAATTATACAGATACATTACGGTGATCTAAGCCCGGGCTTTGATCGTCTTACAGTGTGCTAACCAAGTCTAGGATATACTCCCGGGTGTCGGCGTGTATTAAGGCATAGTACTAGGTGATATATCTATGACAGAGGCTACTAAGCAGTGTACAGAGAGAGGACTACAGGATCTGCGGCAGCAAGTGCTAGAAGCTCCAGTAACTATAACAATTCTGAAACTATCAGCACCGTTAATGCTAGGCAATCTAGTGAGTAGTCTCTACTGGTTGATCGACGCGTTCTGGCTTGGATTGCTCGGTGTAGAGGAATTCTCAGTACCTACTCTAGCTTATTACCCCTTTCTCATAGTGTACACGGCCCTTGTAGGCTTCCTAACAGCAGCAGTTTCTCTTGTAAGCCAGATCACTGGAAGAGGAAATGTAGACGAAATAGTAGAGACCGTGAACAAGGTCTTGGGTGCTAGTATCCTGGCGGGTTTAATGTTTGGCTTGGCTGGTTTCGTTCTTTCGCCCCTTTTTGTGAGACTGATTGGTGCAAGCGGCGAGATGGCTATATCGGCAACAACTTATCTGCGTCTTCAATTCATAGCGTTACCCGTTGCAGCATTCACTTACACATTTAGGTATGTTGCATCATCGCTTGGCGATACTCGTACACCAATGATACTCATGACAGTATCTATGCTAATCAACATAGTTCTCGACCCCTTTCTAATATTCGGACTCTGGATATTCCCCCGCCTTGAAGTATTAGGTGCAGCCATAGCAACAGTAGTTGCAAAATCACTAACCGCCATAGTAATAGTAGTCATGCTTAGAAGAGGATTCCATGGAGTTAGGCTCCATCCTAAGATGATGCTGCCATCTCGCCGCATACTAAAGGTAATGATATCTGTCGGTACTCCACTAGGCATCAACATGTCTGTACAACATGTTAGTGAATATATCTTGGTAGGCATTATAACAAGAATAGATATGATGCTCGGAACCGTAGCAGCGATCGCTGCTTACACAATAGGCTTCCGTATCCTCGATGTGCTTCGTTCAATAGTAGCAGCCCTATCCCAGGCTGCTGCAGCAGTAATAGGACAATCACTAGGTGCAGGTCTACGTGACCGTGCAGAAACAGCAGTAGCATCCTTAACCTGGATGGTGTTCATAACACTAGTAACTGCTGCGATACTCCTCGCAGTAAAAGGTTACAATATAGCGGGTTTGTTCATAGACAATCCAGCAGCAATTATGGAAGCCTGGCAATACCTCTTTCTCCTTGGACTAAGCCTCCCACTATTTACATTCTTCCTAGTAGCATGGAGCATAGGAGTTGCAACTGGGAAAAACCAGATACCAACATATATAGCTGTTATAAGGACAATTGGGATAAGACTACCCTTAGCATACACGCTAGCATTTATTCTAGGCATGACAAGCCTAGGAGTATGGATAGCAATAGCTATAAGTAACATGATAGCAGGCTTATTATCCGCGTTATGGATCGTGAAGGGCAAATGGCTAGAAGCAGAGGCTCTCAGAAAGTATCAGAAGAGCTAGCTATGAAGATGCTTTGCGGCGATGCATACGGCTTCAACAAAGCTATATATTGTATCCACGAGCATTTCAGCTAGTTCTTTCTCGGTTTCCTCCCGGAGTCTCGGTATCTTCTCTAAACGGAGAGACAGGCCAAAGAGGCTTCTCTGCATCCTTTCAACGATCTCACCAACAAGACAACGCTCATCCCATTCTTTATTTACGCCGCAACCACGTATACAAGGCTCTAACGCTTCTGCGAGCGCTTCAGCAACCTTCTTCAATACTCTTGCCATCCCACTACCTTTGCCACGATCCTTACCTAAGGCCTCTGAAAGCTCTTGAAGTAATGCGATGGAATCCTGGCAGCTAGAAAAGAGTTTATCAAGACAATCGGTTAATTCGTTGCTCTTTCCCATAGCAGGTATACCCCTAGACGACAAAGAGGGCGCGAGGCGAGAATAGTACCTTATCCCCGTCTTTGAGTACTGTATCAAGCCCATCTAGGAAGTCTATACGTCTGCCATTAACAGCTATTTCTACTGGGTGTTTAAGCTCACCTTTATCATCCAATACTAATCGGCGGAAGCCTTGTTTAATCTTGGTGTCAATGTAGTCTATTAGATCTCTAACCGTCGAGCCTTCAGGAATCTCGACTTCAATATAGAATTTCCCTATCTCCTCGTAGAATTCTTGGATAAATACAGCCCGAATCTTCATGACTAGTCACCCTATCGTATTCCACGGGGTCATTAGGGATTAGGCGTCCCATGTGGTCGAGTCTGGGATAATGTGAATGTGGAGTTCTCAAATATAGCTTATAGCATAGCTACAACAACTAGAGTTTGCACACCCCCTTGAGGTGTGATTAAAAGAACGGCGAAAGACTAGGTTTGGTTATGACAAAAATATTGTGAGGTTAGGATACTATGTAGAGGAACTCTTCGAGGCCTAGCCTCTTCAGAGTCTCTGGTAGAGGCTTGCCGTCCTCCCAGCCACGTAGCTTGTAGTACTCTGGTAGGTACTTCTCGATGGCCTCCTTTGCAGTCCTGCCCTTGGCTGGGCCGTCGGGTAGTGGCTCCTCGATTAGCCTCTTTGGTAGGTAATCCTTGTAGCCGTGTCCTTCTCTCACAGCGAAGAGCCTCTCCACGTTGTATATCCTCTCGCCTATCGTTAGTAGCTCCTCTGTTGTGAGGTCCTCCCAGCCCATTGCTGCCTGGAGTAGTGGTACGTAGTCCTCTGGGCTGTCCGCGAATGTGTTGAACTTGCATACTACGAGGCTGTCTATTACGGCGAAGTGCTCCTGCTGGAACTTTACCAGCTTCACCTTCTCCATGTCTACCTGGAGTGGATCGAACTTCTTGGGTACGCCTAGCACGTCGAAGCTCACTGCGTAGGCGCGTAGGTGGCAGCCGCCACGGTTGCTTGTAGCGTAGCTGAGGGCCATGCTGTTGATTGCGCGGGGGTCGTAGGCTGGTAGTTCGAGGCCTCTGACGTGTACTGCAGAGTCGGGGCTGCCGAAGGCTTCTGCTAGCCTTGCAGCACCCTCTGCTGTGTAGTCGCCGATGCCATCGCGGTAGGCTGTCCTCCATATTAGCTGTATTACTGCGTCAGCGTTGCCCCAGGTGGGCTCGATGTCCTCTAGGAGGCTGAGGAGCTTCTTAGCCTTGTCCTCGGGTAGCTCGCCCTTCTGGGCCTTCTCGTAGAGCTCCATAAGCGTGGCGGCCGTGTTGCCGAAGCTTATGGTGTCGAAGCCTAGATCGTTGAGCAGGTAGTTTATCTTTATTAGAGCCTCCATGTTGCCTATCATCGTGTTACCGCCGTTGGCCCAGATGGTCTCGTACTCTGGGCCCTCGCTGACGGGGGTGCGGTAGGGGCCGCTCTTTACCTCGGCTACACGGGCGCAGCGTATGACACAGCCCCAGCAGCCTTTGTTTGTCTTGAGGTATTTCTCTGCGAGGTACTCACCGCTGATCTCGTAAGCCTTCTCGAAGGTGCCGCGGGTCCAGTTCTTCGTCGGGAAGCCGCCGTGCTCGTTGATAATGTTTACTAGTACGGCGGTTCCGTACTTGCCTAGAGCTTGACTGATGCTATGCTCCTGTATCTTCTTCATGAGCTTCTTGGCGGCTTCGAAGAACTTCTGGCGGTCGTAGAGCTCAATCTGCCTCTTACCGTAAGCGAATATAGCCTTGACACGCTTGCTGCCCATTACGGCGCCTAGGCCTGTACGGCCAGCAGCACGATACTTATCGTTCATTATGGCAGCTATCTTTGATAGGTTTTCGCCCGCGGGGCCGATGGCTAGGACGCTGCCAAGATCCTCCTTGGTTATCCCTACGTTCTCGCGTATTACCTTCTCTGTGTAGATGACACCTTTGCCCCAGAGGTTGCGGGCGTCGTGGAACTTTACCTCGCCGTCAATTATGCTTATCCATACAGGTTCCTCACTTATGCCTTCGAGGACTATGCCGTCGTAACCGGCGAAGCGTAGCCAGGGGCCGAACTGGCCGCCCGAGTTAGAGTCGCCAAGAATGCCTGTAAGCGGGCTCTTTGCAACGGCATGATAACGACCGCTCTCTATGGCTGCAGTGCCAGTTATGGGACCAGTTAGGATGTAGAGCCTGTTCTCGGGGCCTAGAGGGTCAGCACCTGGTGGTATCTCGCGTAGAGCCAGGTAGGCACCGAGACCGCGTCCGCCGAGGAACTTTCTGAGAATCTTCTCGTCAATCTTCTCTTCGCGGACCTTCTGGTTCCATAGGTCTATACGGAGTAACTTGAACTCCACCGTATGCACCGCGTAGAAGGGATTAAGGGGGGATATTTTGACCCTTCGCGTAAACAACTAATTATGATTTATCGTTAAAGAAACATATGCTTAGTACAGATGTGGGAGACGTGTGCATCCATGAATGGTGGCAAGCAGAGAGGCTATTAATAAATAAATCATTCGTCATTATCATACATTAATGTGTGGTGTTAGGACAGCGAGGGAGGATGCGAGATCCGGAACTATGCTCATAAGGTATGGATGAATGAGCTGGAAATCAGTATTCCGGGTACACACTTGAACCCTCTGAACAGAGACCAGGGCCATAATGTGCATTACCAGGTTTTTGTCTCTAGGCTCGCTGGTAGATTCCCAGCTCTGCTGACGTTTCTTGCGAATACCGTACAGTGTCCCTCAGTAAAAGTAAGGCTGCTTCTAGCGCGGCAGGGTTGTAGTCTAGGCGGAGCAGCGAGCGGTGATACATGTCAGCGAGTCGGCGAGGGAGCCCGGTAGCTATAGCGGTTGCTTCTACATCGCGGCGTTGAGCTCGCGGCCATGGTGGTTCTGCAAGACTTTCAGGGCATTTCCTGTTCTCGATTACTGCTGTAGCGGCGTAAACTGGTGCTATACCCAGAATATCGCGTACAAGCACACCCATGTCCGCTACAACGTTGAGACCTTGTGCAAGGGCATAGAGGGCTTCGTCGCCTATCACTAGGGCGCATGGAGCGGCGCGTAGAAGCATCCAGACATTCCGGGTGCTAAGCCGGAGGAGCCTAGGCTGGAGTCCTAGCTCTCGCAGCACAAGGCGGAGGTAGAGGATGCTTGTCCGCGTCTCCCCCGTTACAGCTATTGTGTCGCATTCTCTGAGTGTTGCTGGCCTTCTCGAGACTATAAGGACGCTCATTGTTTCTCGTTCACTGTACACCATCGGGCCTGGACATGTCTTCAGCTCCGTGTTTGTAGCTATTAGGCCTAGTGGTGCTAGCCCAGCGTCAGCGATACCATCCTTAAGCAATTGGAGTGTCTCTGGCGGTGGAGCTACATGGACGACGAAGCCCCGTGATACTAGCCAGCGACGCAGAGGTGCAGCATACTGGTAACCCGGTGCAACATATACGGGCATTTCCAGCCTCCTCACACTAAGGTGTGCGAGGAGCTACTGTAGCCAGGGAAGCTCTGCTACATCGACCTTCTCCAGGTAATTGTAGAAGGTATCGCGCATCCAGGGAGTCCAGCCGGCTTGCCGGAGCATGTAAGCCAGCTCTGCTGGCTCCTTGCCGCCAGGGCCACCCCCAGCTGCTGAGATCACCGCCTCCCGGTAGAACGTGCCACCAAGGTCGTTGGCTCCATGTGCTAGAGCGGCTTGCGCGAGCTTGTCCCCCATGCTTACCCAGTAGGCGACAATATTATCGATAGCCCCTAGCAGAACCAGGCGGGCAGTAGCAATTATACGCAGATCATACTGGCCGTCGAGCCGGGCCCGTTCACGATAGAGCCGGGATCGGCCGAGCGGTGTATCGCCGGGATTGAACCGAACTGGTATGAACGATATGAAACCAGGAGCACGTTCCTTGAGCATCTTCACTCGGTAGAGGTGCCGTGCAACACTGATAGGCTCCTCGACGTGCCCGTACATCAGTATAACGTTGCTCCTTATCCCTAGCCGGTGTGCCTCCTCGTGTACACGTAGATACTCTTCTGGGGGTATCTTGCGCGGCGCGATGAAGCGCTGGAGCTCCTCGTCGAGAACCTCAGTACCGCCGCCCGATAGAGCGTCAAGCCCGAGCTCGTGTAACCTCTCAAGCACCTCCCGTACACGCTGCCCTGTAGCACGAGCGATGAACCATATCTCCTCCGCGGTGAAGGCCTTCAGCACAGCATTAGGCGCTGCTTGCTTGATCGAGGATACTAGTTCCTCATAGTAACTGAAGGGGAGTTCCGGGTTATTCCCACCCACCAGGTGTATCTCCCGCACGCCATACTCCTCTACGGCGCGGCGGGCGGCCTCGGCCAGCTCCCTGGGCTCCCGGGTATACGCCTCGGGGCTGCTGGGGACACGGTAGAAGGCGCAGAAGCTGCACCGCGTCTCGCAGACATTAGTGTACGTTAAGTAGAGGTTTACAATGAAGCTGCCCCGGCCCTGCTTCGCTAGACGTGCGTAGTAGTCAGCGGCGGCTGCTAGGGCGTGGAAAGGCGTCTTCACTAGCAGCTCCTCTATGGCTGGCGGCTCGAGACGGTCTCCATGAATAGCCTTCTCTAGAGCCGGCGACCCAGCCTCGACAGCCAGCCTTTCGAGCCACCGGGGCGGCTCTAGCTGCTGCTTCACCCTGCTACACCCCCGGTACTCACCGCTATGCGGGGCGTGGTTTCAACCGGATAGTACCAGTTGTCGCGCTCGTAGGGCTCGTATCCCGCGCTCCCTATTACGCGCTCTATGCTCCTGCGGACAAGAAGTGGCAATGGTACCCCTGCCGCTGGCAGCACCTTCTCGCCGTAGAGCGTGCCACCCCAGTCGTTAGCACCGTAGTCTAGCGAGACCTGGCCCAGCCGTGTACCAGCAGTGAGCCAGCCAGCCTGTATCCAGGGTATCTCGTGGCGGAAGACGAGCCTAGCTACAGCCACGTTGCGTAGAAGCTCAGTGCCCCCTGCTGGGTAGGGCACGGTATCCTGTAACTCTGTGTTGCCTGGCTCGAAGTTCCACGCGATGAAGGCCATGATGAGACCCCGACGCCTCTGTAGCCGGAGCAGTGCGAGGAGGTGTTCAGCCCGCTCCCAGAGGGTCTCCATGTGCCCGTACATCATAGTAGTGCTGACCGGGAGCCCTAGCTTCATAATCTCGTCCATAACCTCGAGCCAGCGCTCGGCAGTAGTCTTAAGAGGAGAGATTATGCTGCGCACCCGAGGGCTCAGTATCTCTGCACCGGCACCAGGGACGCTATCTAGCCCCGCCTCGGCTAGTCTAGAGACAAGCTCCTTCACGCTAATCCGGTTCAGCTTCGAATACCAGTCTATCTCGACAGCACTGAGGCCGTGGATAGCCACCTCGCCGCGGGTCCTGCTCTTAATACCGCGGAAAACCTCCTCGAAGTACTCCAGCGGCGTCGACGGGTCTACGCCGCCCTGAAACAACACTTGACGTATGTGATACTTTTCCCAATGTTCGACAACAGAAGTTATGGCTTGAGAGGCGTCTAAGCGGTAGGCATCAGGTGCTCCAGGTTGGCGCCGGAATGCGCAGAACCTGCAATTGACTACACAAATGTTAGTATAGTTGAGTATCATGTTCACAACATAGCCTACACGCCTACCCGTAATAGCATCTGTAACTGCACGAGCAAGAGAGCCTAGGAGCCAGAGAGGCATACGGTAAAGCTCCACGATATCATGTACAGAGGGTTTACCCTCAAGGACGTGTTCTACGGGACCAGCATAACCGAGTTCATCTGTAACACTCAACAGTTGCCTTATGCGCGGCTCCTCAAGATAATTTGTGGGTCCCCGGGGCAGGTGGGGCTTATGACTACGCAGAGAAGCACCACCCAGGAGTGGTGGCTTAAGCTGACCGTATATAACCTAAACCCGGCAGCTATGCTTCAAACACTATAGAAACAAATACAATGATAAGTTTGTCTTTGCATCAATTTGTACTGCCTTAACTGGGTACCATTACCTGGTGTAATAGCGTATACCTACAGCATCGTATAGTTCGCGTACTGCAGACATGAAATCTTTGCTTGTTATTCCTAGGAACTGTATGCGTTTCTCAATAGCTAGTTCTATGTTGTAAAGCATTAACTCATGGAACCTTGCTCCGCGAAGGCTATTAAGTACGTTGTATACCTCGGTGGGAGGCGCAGAGAAGAAGACGCCGGTAAGCCAATAGCCTGTCACATAGCCATCTGTTGTCTCTATACTTATGCGTATCCAGTAGCCGCCTTCCCTCCTCCGTTCGGCTTCTGCATCCCCTCTATGATAAATGTACTCACGCCATTGTTGCGACTCGAAGAGCGTAGCTAACTCTTGGAGACTTGTACGGGGTACGTGCATTTTAACGGACTTCTCTACATTTAACGCCTCTAAGAGGCATTGCCGTGCTTCCTCTACGCTACGGGCACCGAGTACCTCTATGTAGCCTGTCTCGCCAAAAACGGTGACACCGTAGGTTCCACCTGCGCAACTGGCTATTCCGAGTGCGATACTTGCTAAGCCTTCGAGACTCTTCCTCCAGGGTAACGCAACGGCTATATAAGCCTGGCCAGGAGCCATGTAGGCCTTGTGTCCCCCGGTTATCCTTCGATAGATGGCCGTGCTTTCGTTATCCCTTACAGCCTCATAGAGACCGTATACGACTGCCTCTTCGGGCCACGTTAGGACTACGGCGTGTGGCTGTTTACTCCTCATAGCATGCTCTACAGCTAATTCGCCTGCTGCCAGGACCTCACTAGCTTTTGGAGCATGTATGTCAAGGAGCACCAGTCGTCTGATCCCCATCTGTGATTTTTGCACACTCATATGATGTCCCCGGAAGGCAGTGTTCTAGCCTCTAAACGCCAAGGGATTCACTATGCCCTTCTATAGCCTAGCAGAGCTACGTTATTCAATCTTCCCAGTCTGCATTACACGCCGGTGACGGGGAGAATAGTGGGAGCAATGTTAACGAAGGATGAACTAGAGGATAGGCTAAGAAGACTTCTAGGCCTTAGTGGCTACGAAGCACGTGCTTATCTCGTAGTACTAAGGGGTGTTTCGAAGCCGAGGGATATAGCAGAGGAGGCAGGGATACCTCCACAGAGGATTTACGATGTACTTCGTAGCCTTCAACGTCGAGGCCTTATAGCTCAGACACCGGAGGGCTACAGGGCGACACCGCCTACAAGAACACTAGCTGTTGAAGCCGAGAAACTCATACTAGAGGCAGCTAAGCGTGCAGAGGAGGTACGTCTACTTGCACGCGAGCTTGAAGAACACGTAGCATCCATTGCTAGAGAACACGTATTGGTTGCAGAGGGGCTCTCGCAGGCCTTCGCATCGGCTCTAGCAGCACTGCGAAGGTGCAACGAGAAGCCCTGGCTGCTAGCCTACAAGGCGGCGGAGAAAGCTGAGGATCTATGGCCAGTACTTCAACACTTCCTAGAGATATTGAATGTGCGTGGAGCACGGATAATTCTTTATTCCGGCGTAACATTGCCGAGACACGTCTTGGAGACCATAGCTGGCATATCCGGAGCCGAGTTGCGGGCGTCGGAGGCAGTATTGCTTGATATGATGGTTGCATGCGATACTGTCGTCATAGGAGTACCAGGTACCGGTGGTAACGTTGTTGCAGTGACGATAACTAATCGCGAGTTTGCAAAAGCACTCAAGCGAAGGCTAGAGGTGCTATGGCGTAGCTCCAGGCCACTCGGGGAAGAGATACTAGGATAGCGCTAATCTAGGCCCCTATGCGTCAGAGTTTTATCTAGGGAATAGGATTTATGACGGAAGAACAGACCAGTAAACGTAGACGGCCCATGTTCGCTACGG
The window above is part of the Pyrodictium delaneyi genome. Proteins encoded here:
- the upp gene encoding uracil phosphoribosyltransferase, whose protein sequence is MPAERGNIHVIDNPALQGILLELRDRSTPRHRFRELLELAGLLLGYEAGRLLSTRRDEVETPLGVRAQGLRVADEELSVIAVLRAALPMAMGVVKVYPRASLGFVAASRLEDTGRRVDGRMVFDVNTPYWKLPTIEGRDVILVDPMLATGSTLARVAERVAKQKPRRMVIISLITTMQGIERVLEAASTAYIVTAAVDPVLNEHGFIVPGLGDAGDRCFG
- the hisC gene encoding histidinol-phosphate transaminase; this encodes MPVRVKPWLENQEGYKPRSYGVIRARLDLNESPYPPPARVVEAVTREAARGNRYPEAAQYQHLTELLSSYTGAAPEQIIVGLGGDMVLEKAFTLVLGHREKAVYPWPSFSMYEVYTRQQGGEAAKIELEPSDDRWQLDWSRFTKEALSARLVALDNPNNPTGSLIAPSEDELAELLEKLSREGVLLILDEAYYEFSGVTYAGLTESYDNLLVVRTLSKAFSLAGLRVGYGIAHPSLAEKLRSLLPPFLPRTSLAAAIAALEEPSYAAKVVEVIRREREWLAKSLRKLPGIRVYRSATNFLLVETPVPKVVDRLAEHGIAVRRVPLGDNWLRVTVSTPAENRLFLETLAKIVKTAENINDSSEEL
- a CDS encoding MATE family efflux transporter; the protein is MTEATKQCTERGLQDLRQQVLEAPVTITILKLSAPLMLGNLVSSLYWLIDAFWLGLLGVEEFSVPTLAYYPFLIVYTALVGFLTAAVSLVSQITGRGNVDEIVETVNKVLGASILAGLMFGLAGFVLSPLFVRLIGASGEMAISATTYLRLQFIALPVAAFTYTFRYVASSLGDTRTPMILMTVSMLINIVLDPFLIFGLWIFPRLEVLGAAIATVVAKSLTAIVIVVMLRRGFHGVRLHPKMMLPSRRILKVMISVGTPLGINMSVQHVSEYILVGIITRIDMMLGTVAAIAAYTIGFRILDVLRSIVAALSQAAAAVIGQSLGAGLRDRAETAVASLTWMVFITLVTAAILLAVKGYNIAGLFIDNPAAIMEAWQYLFLLGLSLPLFTFFLVAWSIGVATGKNQIPTYIAVIRTIGIRLPLAYTLAFILGMTSLGVWIAIAISNMIAGLLSALWIVKGKWLEAEALRKYQKS
- a CDS encoding MoaD/ThiS family protein translates to MKIRAVFIQEFYEEIGKFYIEVEIPEGSTVRDLIDYIDTKIKQGFRRLVLDDKGELKHPVEIAVNGRRIDFLDGLDTVLKDGDKVLFSPRALFVV
- a CDS encoding aldehyde ferredoxin oxidoreductase family protein, translated to MEFKLLRIDLWNQKVREEKIDEKILRKFLGGRGLGAYLALREIPPGADPLGPENRLYILTGPITGTAAIESGRYHAVAKSPLTGILGDSNSGGQFGPWLRFAGYDGIVLEGISEEPVWISIIDGEVKFHDARNLWGKGVIYTEKVIRENVGITKEDLGSVLAIGPAGENLSKIAAIMNDKYRAAGRTGLGAVMGSKRVKAIFAYGKRQIELYDRQKFFEAAKKLMKKIQEHSISQALGKYGTAVLVNIINEHGGFPTKNWTRGTFEKAYEISGEYLAEKYLKTNKGCWGCVIRCARVAEVKSGPYRTPVSEGPEYETIWANGGNTMIGNMEALIKINYLLNDLGFDTISFGNTAATLMELYEKAQKGELPEDKAKKLLSLLEDIEPTWGNADAVIQLIWRTAYRDGIGDYTAEGAARLAEAFGSPDSAVHVRGLELPAYDPRAINSMALSYATSNRGGCHLRAYAVSFDVLGVPKKFDPLQVDMEKVKLVKFQQEHFAVIDSLVVCKFNTFADSPEDYVPLLQAAMGWEDLTTEELLTIGERIYNVERLFAVREGHGYKDYLPKRLIEEPLPDGPAKGRTAKEAIEKYLPEYYKLRGWEDGKPLPETLKRLGLEEFLYIVS
- a CDS encoding MqnA/MqnD/SBP family protein; the encoded protein is MPVYVAPGYQYAAPLRRWLVSRGFVVHVAPPPETLQLLKDGIADAGLAPLGLIATNTELKTCPGPMVYSERETMSVLIVSRRPATLRECDTIAVTGETRTSILYLRLVLRELGLQPRLLRLSTRNVWMLLRAAPCALVIGDEALYALAQGLNVVADMGVLVRDILGIAPVYAATAVIENRKCPESLAEPPWPRAQRRDVEATAIATGLPRRLADMYHRSLLRLDYNPAALEAALLLLRDTVRYSQETSAELGIYQRA
- a CDS encoding radical SAM protein gives rise to the protein MKQQLEPPRWLERLAVEAGSPALEKAIHGDRLEPPAIEELLVKTPFHALAAAADYYARLAKQGRGSFIVNLYLTYTNVCETRCSFCAFYRVPSSPEAYTREPRELAEAARRAVEEYGVREIHLVGGNNPELPFSYYEELVSSIKQAAPNAVLKAFTAEEIWFIARATGQRVREVLERLHELGLDALSGGGTEVLDEELQRFIAPRKIPPEEYLRVHEEAHRLGIRSNVILMYGHVEEPISVARHLYRVKMLKERAPGFISFIPVRFNPGDTPLGRSRLYRERARLDGQYDLRIIATARLVLLGAIDNIVAYWVSMGDKLAQAALAHGANDLGGTFYREAVISAAGGGPGGKEPAELAYMLRQAGWTPWMRDTFYNYLEKVDVAELPWLQ
- a CDS encoding CofH family radical SAM protein — encoded protein: MSVTDELGYAGPVEHVLEGKPSVHDIVELYRMPLWLLGSLARAVTDAITGRRVGYVVNMILNYTNICVVNCRFCAFRRQPGAPDAYRLDASQAITSVVEHWEKYHIRQVLFQGGVDPSTPLEYFEEVFRGIKSRTRGEVAIHGLSAVEIDWYSKLNRISVKELVSRLAEAGLDSVPGAGAEILSPRVRSIISPLKTTAERWLEVMDEIMKLGLPVSTTMMYGHMETLWERAEHLLALLRLQRRRGLIMAFIAWNFEPGNTELQDTVPYPAGGTELLRNVAVARLVFRHEIPWIQAGWLTAGTRLGQVSLDYGANDWGGTLYGEKVLPAAGVPLPLLVRRSIERVIGSAGYEPYERDNWYYPVETTPRIAVSTGGVAG
- a CDS encoding TrmB family transcriptional regulator, with translation MLTKDELEDRLRRLLGLSGYEARAYLVVLRGVSKPRDIAEEAGIPPQRIYDVLRSLQRRGLIAQTPEGYRATPPTRTLAVEAEKLILEAAKRAEEVRLLARELEEHVASIAREHVLVAEGLSQAFASALAALRRCNEKPWLLAYKAAEKAEDLWPVLQHFLEILNVRGARIILYSGVTLPRHVLETIAGISGAELRASEAVLLDMMVACDTVVIGVPGTGGNVVAVTITNREFAKALKRRLEVLWRSSRPLGEEILG